Part of the Stigmatopora argus isolate UIUO_Sarg chromosome 3, RoL_Sarg_1.0, whole genome shotgun sequence genome, ACTCAAAACTATCCTcccaagtgctattttttttcctcatcaggGTCATCACATTTTCACACTCACAAGACTGCAGCAAAATCACTGggaaattcatttttcattcatcatccgtacCGCGCAAGCTTGCAAGGGTTGCTGGGGTTtatggagcttatcccagctaactttgggcgaaaggcagactactcgttagactggtcgccagtcagccgtagggcactcacagtgaaaaataatctgggaaaaaaacattataaaatGTATAGAGAAAATAGTAGCGCTACTTTGCTCAAAGGAAAGGGCTCAACAGAGCCTTTTGACTGTTGGCATGACATTAATTGCTTATTCGTCCTTGTCTAAATCCTCCAAATGCAACAGATTGTAAGGGCACAACCCTCTTCGGGTCAATGATTGTCAATTGACTTTAGTCTGGTATCTGCAACAGTGAATACCAAGCATTCAATTTCTACTTACAAAGGCCATCCACTATGACTGAAGTGCCAGTTCCAGATGAAGAGATGAGTGGATTTGTGTTTTTCTCTAGTGAAGTGAGCTATtgatttttacttaaaaaaaaaaaatacatttctttccCATTAGTTGTGGGGGTACTGCAATTGAAAAATTATGAgggaaaaaatgaacacaagcAACTGTCATGAAGTAGTCATTTGTCATTGGCAGAGCTCAGTGCCACTGCTACAGCATGACTGGTGTGTCTCAACCAGGCGAGGTCGTCTTCAGCGCCACTGGACCATGGTAAGTCACACTtgaaaaaaagctgaaaaacaCTTTAGATGCTTTCCTATTTGCACCATCTGCACTGAATTGGACAAACAAATACAGTCATCCATTAGTATTTGCAGGGAGTCAGGACTAAAAATAGACAGAAATAGCACAAATGTGTACCTGGACTGTAGTTAAAACCATCAATATACACTACAGTTATGATatggcttttaaaaataaaaatcttacagattatttgaaaaatgcatGGGCTTCTGCTGCTTGCAATAGCACAACCcgtgacattttattttgcttttgacTCCGCAACACACTGCTAGTTGACAAATTTCGTTTTTGCAAATCTTCAGTTGTTTACTGTAGAGCTCAATTATGTTGAAATGAGACATTCACCTTGGTGAACCTTCTTTTTTATGTCTTTTATTTTCAACCAGCCTGTGCAAGAATGGAAAGTTGGAGTGTGTGCCAGAGGAAAAAGGTACCCCCTGTTCGGACCCCCCTTCTTTCAGTTCTTGTTTCTTCAAACAACAAAGTGTTGTTTCAGGCTGTCTCCTTTTGCTGAAATCAAGCTTATTATGTTAGTAGCCTTGTAACCTGTTTCCCAGGACAACCTAGTGGGGTTACTGAGGAGGACACAGGCATTGATTTACTTGCATGTCTTTATGTGTCTAGAGACAGACAGCCCGAAGATCGAGCAGTGCCCCGGGGATAAAGTGTACCACAGTTGTGCCGAACAGAGAGGCGGCGTGGCCTGCGCACCGACATGCCGAAACCTCATGTTGAATGTCACCTGCCCACCCAGCACACCGTGTATCCCGGGCTGCGTCTGCCCTCCTGGGTAATGCATGGCCCTTGCCAgcagtgttgtttttcttttgtatcaCGAATCTGATATTGAGCTCTTTTGACAAATCCCTGCACAAATGATCTCATTAACGAGATTAATTTTCAGATATATGCGAGAAGATGTGAGCACAAAAGGACGAAAAACCGCAGGCTGGCTGTGATATGGAGATATAATTACTGGGTAGTCATTTAGAATGATTAAAGGCACAGTGTACCTaatcaagagagagagagaatgctcAGTATGCCTTCATCTTTGAGATCATCACACTACTATTATTAACTGTTCAGAATAAACTTCCTTTCTTCCAGAATATATATGTCTCTCTCTCCAATGCACATATTGGTATATTCTATTTAAAGGCTGGTGCTGCACGGTGGGGAATGTTACTATCCAGAGAATTGCCCCTGTGTCTGGCTTGGCCTGGAGTATCTCCCTGGAGAAATGGTGGAAACATCTTGTTCTAAATGGTTCGTCAAAGTCCCTGCTTGGAATTACGCTTATTATTCCTCTATCTTAAAAATATTGGaagatgtattcatttttttcaagtgggAGTAGCCTGGTACAAATATCGGCCCACAGTGGCACGCACACCCTAGAAAAAATCAGCCCCCATCACCAGTTacataataattgaaaaatgtgcAGGAAACGGAAATATGTCTCATTTATCAAtgggaaaacaaatgattaatttgcttctttttctctttttccattTATGTCCAACTGCTACATGCCAGTGTATGTCACCGTGGCTATTTTAACTGTAGCTATTCACCGTGTCCAGCTGTGTGTACCATCTACAGCGACAGACATTATCACACTTTTGACGGCCTGGAGTACGACTACCACTCAGACTGTCAAGTCTATCTACTCAAAGTGAGTCTTTATGAACAATGAGAAATTGGAGTAGAATGtgtttggtttgtttgtgtcaaaaaggttcttGAAGAAGACACACATTtgcatatgcattttttttacaatcctaAATAATTACTAGTCGTCCCACCCATGCTTTCGTTAAAATATACAAAGGGAAAAGGGTTACTTGGTGCTGATAGGATAGtgaaaaaatatgatgaacagcAAATGTAGTCACTTACCTATTAAACTATTTATGGTATAATATTATATTTACATTATGATTAATtgcaaagcacattttcaaGATCCCTGGAAGTGCCATTCCTGTTTGTTTCGACCATTAGTCATCTAGATCTGTGAGAGCGAAGCCAAGTTTTTTACTCTTtcctaatgtttttttcttttttttcttcttttaaatcaGAGTAGGTTAAGGCGTTCATATGTGTGTACTCCTTTGTTGGTGTCCTGGTAATGCGAGGAAGGATTTAACACGACAAAGAGACCAGTGTTCAGCCCAAACCTCAAGGCTCCTGTGCTCCCAGGGATATAGAATTAGAATAGGTGGAACAGGTGTGCCGATTGAGAATTGACAGATTTGCAGACCACCGTGCGTACCCATAAAGAGTGGGCAAGTGTTTCCTAGCTGTGTAATTACACTGGTGTATTTCCTGAGCGTGTACAATCCAAATGTCACTGTTTGCCCTCTTCCCAAGGGGGATTTTGTTAATGAATGACCTTTTTCCTGTGCACAGAGTTCAAGAGAGACTGAAGTGTCCATTGTTGCCCAAAACAAGGACTGCTATGAGAGTAGCATTGTGTGCATGAAAACGCTGGTCATACACGTGGGACTTACTAAGATCTACTTCAAGGACAACTCTGGCAATCCTGTAATCACACCTCCTTGCAGACGAATATGAAAATAACACATGTCGTTTTAATGAGCTTGATTTTCCTTTTGGAATGCAGAGCCCGTCCACTGTGGTAGGTCGAGAGTCAGCATTTGAGCTTTGGAAAGCCGGCTTCTATACTGTGGTCCACTTCCCCGATCAGGACCTCACCATCCTTTGGGACCGTAAGACAACGGTGCATGTCAGAGCCGGGCCTCGATGGAAGGTGTGCAGCtgccaatcattttaaattaggGCAGAACTCATAGTCCTCTTCCTGTTCACTATCCTTTTGAAGATATCTGGGGAAGGCAATTTAACAGCAGTGAGCCTTTTACCGACCACTCTTCCTCCACAGcaattttgtgtgtttataCCACAGGCTACAGATTTGTTTCTCATTCAAAATTTTGTTTTTGGTCTTCTTTCTTTCTGTTCTGATGAGAATAtaactttttatttaatttattataaaCTGATTGTCACTTTTATCGTAGGCTTTGTTCATTTACAATATACTGGTCTGTGTAGCAATTTGTATTGGTTTGCATGTTTGCTTAAAGGTTGGCTCAGTAATTTTTCTGTTCAAATCTCATCTTTGAGCTTTCTGCATGGAGTGTGGATGTTCTCCCCattcttgcatgggttttctccagggatGGTGGCTTACTCCCATACCATTTTTCAAAGACATATTCATTGGAGACTATACATTCTGCAATATCCCAAGGAATCTAAAGTAAACGTCATGCATTATGATGCCAGCATCAATACATAATATTTGAAAGATTCCTCAAGGGTTTTTTGCTTGTCCGAAACAAACACATCCAATTTAAACTATATCTATGCACccaacaaaattaaaaactttACTTTTGTCTTTGGCATGACAATTTTTCAAACTCTGGTCGTCTATCCTGCCTTAAAAATGGCTGCTCTTTGTTGGTTTAGCTTTTGTATGAGGGAGGAATTATATAaatttgcaaatgtatttcGAAAAATAAGCATACAATTaatctttttgtcatttaagcaataaaaaagtacattttacaTAAAATCCTATTTTTCATTATACCACCAGGGCCTTCTCGGTGGATTATGTGGAAATTTTGACAGCGTAACCATTAATGATATGACCACATCGAACAACATGGAGGTCAACAACGCCCAGACCTTTGGAGATAGCTGGGCTCTGGGACAGGTATGCACCTCAGCTCATTTGATATCATCTTGGTTACCTTCTTTCATGCTCCATGTGTGTTGTAGTGTCAAAGTGATTACGTAGTGGAACGACCGTGTGAAGCAGACTTGGGTAGACAACCATACGCCAAGCAAGAATGTGCACTTCTGTACAGTGACGTCTTTGCATCTTGTCACAATGTGGTGAGAAAAAACAATGATTGTGAAAAAGTTaacttcatttgttttgtgctGAAAATGATCACCATTGAGACATGGCCTCACTATATAAAATGACATGCACATAAAACATCTTAGAAAATGTTATGTTGAATTATTAACAAGGCTAATTATATTATAATCAattacattgttttatttatattaacattgttttaatattcatatatttattatcatatttaattattatatatttgatatttattgttattatacagtATTTACATGTGTAGCCAGTAGATGGAGTCCTATAATTATGCACAGATGTAGTCGGTGGACTGCAGCTTCCTAACAGAGATGCAACAATTTTGGACCTCCTTTGTCGAATAACAACTATTTATTGGAGATGAACAAGTATAATTAATGCCCACTGGGATGCATATTAGGAGATGGTTGATTATGTCATCCGTGTGCAGTCCTGCTTGAGTGAATTTCTGTTACTAGTTGAAGAGGATatagataaaatgacaaaaataataataagggcAACTGGATGAATTTAATTTAGGAATTATAGACATATCTCAAGGCAATTTTACATTAGTGGTCACTGACAGCCTGAAACCTCAAACACCTGAACATCACCAAACGCTTTAAATTAAGATTAACAATTTGCATATGGAACATGATGTCTAAATGCTGGAGGTAAAAGTAGAAAGAAAGTAGTATCATAtcaattatttaatttgtaCCGCTCATCCTCCGAAGATCACATGGGGTAATAATGGGCAGGAGGTGGGTTACACCCTACCAGTATAGTACAAGTACACCCCCAAAATCTTAATTCAAGTATACAGGAACAAAATATGTGTTTAGTGATTCTTTACTCCCCACCACTAGAGGACAGTGAGAGTGTTTATTGTCTATTGGAGTGTGCTTCCATGTACTGTACATGACATCCGTACCCTGCAGGTAGATGTGGCCTGGTTCTACAGAAACTGCCTGACCGACACTTGCAACTGTGACCGAGGGGGTGACTGCGAGTGTCTGTGCACGTCCATCGCAGCCTATGCCAACAAATGTTGCCAACAGGGCATCACTGTACACTGGAGGTCACCCTCTGTGTGTCGTAAGTAATAAATCAACTAAATTTGAAGATTGTGAACTGTGACCAAAGTGTGCTTCTGTTTCAGCCCAGGATTGTGAATACTACAACCAAGGTATTTACAATTGCAATTCCAGTCCATACTCATTCACCTCCTAATGCTAAGCAAACTCCTTTTATGTGCACCCTAGCATTAGGCGATGGGCCGTATTCCTTGGTGAGCGCTGTTCACAATAACACAATGATAGGAGTGAATCGTACCAGTGGCTCAGTATTTCCCCTGTCGAGAGACACACCAGGCCGTGGTCCTGCCCCCGGCCTACTCTTCAACTTTATGGTGACACCAGGCCTGCATAAGAACAAAACGTCACGTAAGTATCACGGTTGAATATGATGTGAAAGGCGGATCTATCTACATATTGTTGAATTTTCCTCTATACTGCCTAATGagggttagcgcatcggcctcaaagctctgggttcaagtctaggtcggtccatctgtgtggagtttgcatgttctccccgggcctatgtgggtttcctccaggtactccggtttcctcccacattccaaaaacatgcatggtaggctgattgcacactctaaattgcccctaggtatgagtgtgagtgtgcatggttgtccgtctccttgtgccctgcgatcggttggtcaccgattcagggtgccccccgcctctggcctgcagacagctgggattgactccagcaccccccgcgaccctaatgaggataaagcggttccgaaaatgagatgagatgagattaccTAATGAGGATGAGTGCTGTAGGGAATGAAAAATGAAGATACTAAATACATGAAGATTTTCAGTTGTGTTTCATTTGAGAGTTTCTGCTGTGCTCTTTGGTAGTCTCATTCCCTAGTGGCTGTTTCCTCAGGTGTCCCTGTTGTGTCCCTGGAGTCTGCTGAGAGACCCAACTTCTTCCTTGTTGTGTCACGAAAAAGATGTGTACAGCTGGAACGTTGGAGTCAAGGGGAGGATTTCAGACAGCGGGCAACATTTATCCAGCATCGGGGGCTGTTTCTGCCTGGTCACAGCTCTTTCGAAGTCGCCAGCCAACCGGGAGTCTTTCTGACACTTACACGCACCGCTGCCCGAGCTCTGAGATATGACTCCTCTGTTGGTTTCAAAGCCAGCAGTAGCTTCATACTTGAGGGTCTGTAATATGTTTTGAGTTATGGAGATGACACAGCTCGAGACACAATTTTATTGCAAATAGTTGTCTCACTTCACTCCATTATAGTTTCTTAAAACTAGTCCAAGCTAGAGGCAATCAATCATAAATATGACAGACAACACATTATCTGAGATTGcccaattttgttttataagtAGTCTTGAGTGTTTTGCTCTTTATTGGACTAAAACCAGAGACAGGAATGGGAAATTGGTTTATATATgtaggtatatatatttttaagaaacATAATGTACTGTAATTTATTGACACCATTGTGAGAACTAGTATTTCTTCAGAATGTGCATCAGTACTAACCAATTTGGTCCTCGCTTGATGCAGAGACTCACTTTGTCATCCCCTATCGGATGATGTGTGAGTGGCGCTATCTGGCCTGCGCCAGCCCATGCGTGCGCACTTGTAGTGACCCACATGCTACACACTGCACCTTCCTGCCTCTGTAAGAGCTCTCTCGTGATGCacacagttgttgttttttcctacGTCTTTAACAATCTTCTGTATATCACAGTGTGGAGGGCTGTTTCCCCCGATGTCCTCAAAACATGGTCCTGGATGAGATCACGAGCAGATGTGTCTACCTGGAGGATTGTAAGTCATGCTTTCACAAAGTTTAACCCTTGTCAGCTGTTGTTTAATGAGAAAGAGCAAGCAATTAGTCTATAATAAGCCACATGTAGACATATGACAGAATGTTTATGCTTTGGATAGGACAGAATTCATTAAAACTCTTATGAACTGTCCTTTTAGGCGTGACTCTTCCCCCAAGTCCCACCCCTTTTGCATTCGTGACACGACCCAACATTTCTAGATCCCCACCGACCACACTTTCAACAACGAGGCATGCAAGTACCACACCCAGAACAAGCACCACTACAGTGCTCGCTATGTCATCTACTACCATGAAGCTATCCACTGTTGCCACTACTCCCAGCCCATTTCCTCCAAGCATCCCCACCACTACAACTCCTCCTATAAGAATGCCCACTAAATTGCCGTCAACTACTCCCACAGAGCCTTTTACGTCTCTCCCCATCTTCACTCCAACCCCTTCAGTTACTCTTACCACTGTTGACCCAACAATAAAAGCAGTGCCCTCCGTGCCCCTGACGTCAACATCTTTTCCCATCGTCTCCCTGGGCACCACAGCAACTCCACCTCAACCTGACCCTGCCGACACAGCCGCGATCACCCCCGCAGACCCTCCAACGGTTGCTGTGGCAACGTCCGCAACAATCGTCACAAGCACTGAGCCAGCGATTACCGAAATATTAACAAGTCAAGACACATTTCCAACAAAAGAGGCGTCGACTCCATCTCCGTTGTTTATACCCACAACACCCTGCACTGTAAGTGTTGGCAGCTCTGAAGTAGATTTATTAGGAGGCTttccagttcaaataaacaCAGTAGACAAGATCTCACTACTGTGTAAAATTTTATTGTTCCTCATTGTATCACACTGAAACCTCATTTATCCATTTCAAAGTGTACTTTGGCCataattgcgttttttttttaattacttggaAAACTAATGCCCCATAGTAATTCCTGTTGGTTTTTATTTACTAACAGGAAACTATTCTCtgctcaatattttattttgtccaatCTAATTGTTTTCTTTCAGCCTCCATATGTGTTGCGTATCGACAAGTGCGCGGAACTCATCTGTTTGAACGGGCAGCTGCTGCTTTATAATGCATCCTTGTATTGCCGCTTAAACACCACCAGACCCCAGTGCAGCCTGCTAGGACTGCCTGTCCTCATCAACATGGACCCCTGCTGTCCACAGTGGCGGTGCCCTTGTAAGACAAAGCACTCTAACTCATTGGTATACTATCCCGGTATAGCAGCTTTAACAAGATTGATGATCAAAAGGAGTTGTTTTGTCAGGTCGTTGCACTGTGATGTCTGATCTGCGCATGATTACGTTTGATGGCAACAACGTGGCTTTGTACGATAATGGCGCTTACATGCTGGTTAATCTGCCGGGAGAATCAATTATTGGCTCAGTGGAGAAATGCCCAACCAGCCAGGTAATACATTAATTGATATGTAAGAGTAACAAACATTATGACCAGTATGACCATTTTGGAAATGGCTTACCTTCTTTCAGAATGCAACATTAATAGGTCCTGAAAAAGGATGATATGCATTAAATGTTTGTTCAAATatgtttggattaaaaaaatggcataatTTCATTGTTTGACATCTAAAATAGCCAAATGTTCTAAAATTTGAATGCAAAACATTTCTTAATAGTTGCCATAAAGGCTATTCTTATTGTTTTGATTGTTGTGACAACAGAAATTGTCACATATTCCTATATCAGATACTTGGaataatatattgtttttttaagcactctgtattatgtttattgtgatttttttctaatatattTCCAGAGTGTGAACTCAATCAGAAGACCGGTAAGTACCACATGCTCGCAGCTTTGGTCACTACCAATAAaggttatatatttatttgtataactTTGGGTTTTAATGTTCTTTCCCCACAGAGTGGAACAGGTGGAACTTCTGgtctatgtttaaaaaaattaaatatcacCATCTCTTCTGACCGCATTATTATCAATCGATTGGATCGAAAGGTTATCCTCTTTACCCGACAAAGAACTTgactttgtttttattgaatATTCTTAACTTAGGTGTATCACAACGAATTACAGTATCACCATCATTGAATAAGAAATAACAAGCCGTATCTACTGTGCATTTTTAGATAACGGTGAACTACAGGCCGACTAGGTTGCCATTTTCCCTTCACTCTCTTCGTATAGAAGACACAGGCACAATGTATCTTATCAAAACACCTGGCCAGATCAGTATCCAGTGGTATCACAGCACCGGAATTATGGTTCTGCAGTACAGCATGCCAAATGAAGCATCTGTGCTCACTCAAGGCCTATGTGGTGGGTTTCAGTACAATAGGCCTGATaggaaaatcaaataaacagaaaaagacatttggagTTGACCGCTTGTCCTCCCATCATGGCAGGTTCGTGTGACGGCAACCCGGATAATGACCTGAGGTTGCCTAATGGCACTATAGTGAGAGAGGTTAGAGACATGGTGCTCTACCTGCAAGCTTGGAGGGTCCCTATGCCTGATGAAAGCGAGCATATTCGCCGGGTCGGAGACAACTGTTCCATCGGGGACTGTTCCATCTGTCTTTACATGCTTCACCAGAGAGCCTTCACACCATGCCATAGCAAGGTTTGTCCTGTAAAAGCATACATTAGTCTCTAGGCCTACTAACAGTGTTGCCGAAACTGCAGCACTGTTTGGGAATCACTGTGTTAAAGAATGACTGACTCCATAGCAATCCCCATTGAAGAGAGGAACATAACATCGGGTCTTGTGTTTTGCAGGTGCCTCCGAACCAATTCTGTGACATTATGTGGGCAGGCGACCGCCACTACAAGGACCACCAGTGCGACTTCCTGGCGGCGTACATGGCCGTTTGCTACACACATCAAGTGTGTGTCAGCTGGAGACGACACAATTTCTGCCGTGAGAACACACACAATCTAGAatctatatttatattaaatatttattcactGACTGCACTTCTTTTCCCCAAGTCacaaaaaatgctattttcctcaataaagcatgccacattgaattattttaataatcTTGACAATaatgttaacattttatttcatttcaaagggGAACCTTTTGTGATTTTTCAGCAAATTGTGTTACAAACTTGGTTAGGACACAAATTCATATTATAAGTCAAAGGAGTACTGCTATATCCTCAAAGCTCATTATATCTCCCACAGCCCTCCGGTGCCCACCTGGTAAGGAATACCATCCTTGCGTCAACACCTGCACCAGCCTCACCTGCCTGAACAGAGACTATTACGAGGAGACCACATGCCCCTTCGTTCGAGAGGCGTGTGTGTGCCGCAGCGGGACCCTCTTGCACCGCGCTGATTCCCCACACTGCGTAACTGAGGATCGCTGCGGTAAGTCGCCCTGACAGACAATCGTTTTTCTGTCatcttgggaagaaaaaaaaagttatttgggagcagcaccatggacagctcTTTAGTTTGTTGAAGGCTACCTTACAAGAACAACAATTgcaagcacaaaaaaataaatctgaacTATATATTGCAGACTTAGAACATACAGTATGTCCATACACCATAATTACAGTTAAAAATTAAAACCCAAATAGTGCAATGGTAATCTGACATTATCAAATTTTGGGAAGTCAGAAAGTTTTTTGAGGCAGGGATCCTTAGTTCAAAATTTTGTCAAATTAAAAATTATTAACATTTGGGAAGATACCATCCTGTTGATGTGGGAAGTTCCTTCTCACTTCCACAGTCTGCACAGACAACGAAGGCAGGCCCCGGGCACCTGGCGAGGTGTGGAACGGCTCCACTCAAAGTTGCTGCCTGTACAAGTGCATGGAAAATGGATCAGTGATTGCTGTGGAACCCGACTGTGGCTTTACCCCGACGCCAATGTGCGAGAGGCATGGAGAGTATGTGCTGGATGTTCTGGAGGAAGGTGCCTGTTGTCCCAAGAAGATCTGTGGTAGGTTTAACTCTTGGGCTGCCATTAATAGTGATAGTGGTGATTGTAGTGGTtcgttcacttgcctgactttggtgcgggcaagcGTGATCGATCAtgattgtgaatgtgaatgCATTTATGTCTCGGTGtgtcctatggctgactggcgaccaatttgGATGTAGTCCACTTTTTTCTGGAATTCAGCAGGCTCCAGCCTACCCCCCAACccccaccctt contains:
- the otogl gene encoding otogelin-like protein isoform X3 gives rise to the protein MSFKRTVRHIAAMLFYFSHLLILLFEGVQNRPSNSEAKIPRRSNALRTKRDLLWDEFGTQHRREPGQAYRPVLPDETQPRRILHNYTARDSSSENCDCLNGGWCQDDGVCDCTQLQALGDRCQIVPNQGRDRDGICRSWGQHHYETFDGIYFYFPGTCSYVLAQDCHSATPQYTVWVHNSRVCNGNLYSCPRALSLLFPNEEEIHISAYHVNQGGHRLNLPHTIGGVFIERLADYLLVKSVFGFSLAWDGGTGVYLKLSEEHQGTSCGLCGNFNHIPGDDLTTVSGIRTNEPAVFANSWAVDLPHERVCPSVDLDFSGPCDSESDMDDAIEKCSALLFFPFLSCHENIDPNPFVASCVSDLCVADDEETFCRALVEYTRACSHVGYPVREWRDSFPSCNDGCKQSFVYRDCISCCPPTCTFEKECLGTNLHCLDGCYCPDGLILQNGKCIPASECPCVYHGSSYVHGHVLQEGCNVCNCVGGIWNCTENNCTAECSVVGDVFVTTFDGRMFLQPGACQYVLAKSRGSSRFTVTLQYTTCTEQQVCIQSVTLVLEEDVSRQITLTREGGVMIGVNSAPILPYSDDVMDVRKLTSVFTQLKARLGLRLHYDGKGGRVHLQLESQWCGLTLGLCGTLNGNLRDDFLSPAGMIEGTPQLHANAWKVSSTCVAPVNMPIVDPCEINLQYVFYASKCEVLLGSVFAQCHSYISPNIYRQQCRYQACRCGSPCLCTALAHYALLCSKHGVDINFRAHVSECGVVCLGGMLYHSCASSCGRSCRSLSSMEICNPDDCAEGCGCPDGSYYDDMRQRCVRLAQCHCYSMTGVSQPGEVVFSATGPCLCKNGKLECVPEEKETDSPKIEQCPGDKVYHSCAEQRGGVACAPTCRNLMLNVTCPPSTPCIPGCVCPPGLVLHGGECYYPENCPCVWLGLEYLPGEMVETSCSKCVCHRGYFNCSYSPCPAVCTIYSDRHYHTFDGLEYDYHSDCQVYLLKSSRETEVSIVAQNKDCYESSIVCMKTLVIHVGLTKIYFKDNSGNPSPSTVVGRESAFELWKAGFYTVVHFPDQDLTILWDRKTTVHVRAGPRWKGLLGGLCGNFDSVTINDMTTSNNMEVNNAQTFGDSWALGQCQSDYVVERPCEADLGRQPYAKQECALLYSDVFASCHNVVDVAWFYRNCLTDTCNCDRGGDCECLCTSIAAYANKCCQQGITVHWRSPSVCPQDCEYYNQALGDGPYSLVSAVHNNTMIGVNRTSGSVFPLSRDTPGRGPAPGLLFNFMVTPGLHKNKTSRVPVVSLESAERPNFFLVVSRKRCVQLERWSQGEDFRQRATFIQHRGLFLPGHSSFEVASQPGVFLTLTRTAARALRYDSSVGFKASSSFILEETHFVIPYRMMCEWRYLACASPCVRTCSDPHATHCTFLPLVEGCFPRCPQNMVLDEITSRCVYLEDCVTLPPSPTPFAFVTRPNISRSPPTTLSTTRHASTTPRTSTTTVLAMSSTTMKLSTVATTPSPFPPSIPTTTTPPIRMPTKLPSTTPTEPFTSLPIFTPTPSVTLTTVDPTIKAVPSVPLTSTSFPIVSLGTTATPPQPDPADTAAITPADPPTVAVATSATIVTSTEPAITEILTSQDTFPTKEASTPSPLFIPTTPCTPPYVLRIDKCAELICLNGQLLLYNASLYCRLNTTRPQCSLLGLPVLINMDPCCPQWRCPCRCTVMSDLRMITFDGNNVALYDNGAYMLVNLPGESIIGSVEKCPTSQSVNSIRRPSGTGGTSGLCLKKLNITISSDRIIINRLDRKITVNYRPTRLPFSLHSLRIEDTGTMYLIKTPGQISIQWYHSTGIMVLQYSMPNEASVLTQGLCGSCDGNPDNDLRLPNGTIVREVRDMVLYLQAWRVPMPDESEHIRRVGDNCSIGDCSICLYMLHQRAFTPCHSKVPPNQFCDIMWAGDRHYKDHQCDFLAAYMAVCYTHQVCVSWRRHNFCPLRCPPGKEYHPCVNTCTSLTCLNRDYYEETTCPFVREACVCRSGTLLHRADSPHCVTEDRCVCTDNEGRPRAPGEVWNGSTQSCCLYKCMENGSVIAVEPDCGFTPTPMCERHGEYVLDVLEEGACCPKKICDCNMTICDSEAPACDEGDRLVIGYSSLSCCPEYRCECDPAACPSVPSPSCGEDQFLVEIREEKLCCYSYLCVCESCMEPVPVCSHAEILAVVLNTTKSCCPRYHCVCDVNQCPESSVVCAPGLALVETTLPGYCCPQKHCECRCEDSALQVCQLGEALFEVPDISSSDCACSRHLCQKAEVCLFQGLTVLGPGQSLVQYFEVDMCSTVHCLHHKDPNTGFYAMEIASVNCSQQCEPNQLYISSTDPQVCCGSCKNISCIFPNHNGTTDLFAVGSSWVENCTRYDCLETVVGAVVLASTVVCPPFNDTQCIQNGGVVRTYVDGCCRTCAGVGVLPFTVNPVTPTGSTNCDTGKEDGKTCKRVAIRTTIRKDDCRSHTPVTVFSCDGKCPSATIFNFNINSHARFCKCCRENGLQSRTVVLYCTRNATAVEYRFQEPLDCTCQWN